One segment of Gordonia terrae DNA contains the following:
- a CDS encoding SDR family NAD(P)-dependent oxidoreductase, with protein sequence MKDFRGKVVVITGAGSGMGRDIAVKLARRGARLAISDVTPDGLAVTEKLVKEAGAEVHSQLLNVAEREAVLTYADTVAEHFGVVNVVFNNAGIAHHGEIERTEFKDIERVMDVDYWGVVNGTKAFLPHLIASGDGHIVNTSSLFGLLAEPGQAAYNSAKFAVRGFTEALRQEMIVAKHPVQVSCVHPGGIKTAIARNATVSGDHDQKATAALFDRYLARMTSEDAADVIIEGVRKNKARILVGTDAKVLDLAVRLVASKYQWVSAKLTGWALSKAG encoded by the coding sequence ATGAAGGACTTTCGCGGCAAGGTCGTCGTGATCACCGGAGCCGGTTCGGGAATGGGCCGTGACATCGCGGTCAAGCTGGCACGTCGCGGTGCGCGGCTGGCCATCTCCGATGTCACCCCCGACGGTCTGGCCGTCACCGAGAAGCTGGTGAAAGAGGCGGGCGCAGAGGTCCACTCGCAGCTGCTCAACGTCGCCGAGCGCGAAGCCGTGCTCACCTACGCCGACACCGTTGCCGAGCACTTCGGCGTGGTCAACGTCGTGTTCAACAACGCGGGTATCGCTCACCACGGCGAGATCGAGCGCACCGAGTTCAAGGACATCGAACGGGTGATGGACGTCGACTACTGGGGAGTCGTCAACGGCACCAAGGCATTTCTGCCGCACCTGATCGCCTCCGGCGACGGGCACATCGTGAACACGTCGTCGCTGTTCGGATTGCTCGCCGAACCGGGACAGGCCGCCTACAACTCCGCGAAGTTCGCGGTGCGCGGGTTCACCGAGGCGCTGCGCCAGGAGATGATCGTCGCCAAGCATCCGGTGCAGGTGTCCTGTGTGCACCCCGGCGGCATCAAGACCGCGATCGCCCGCAACGCGACCGTGTCCGGCGACCACGACCAGAAGGCCACGGCCGCACTGTTCGATCGCTACCTCGCCCGTATGACGAGCGAGGACGCCGCGGACGTGATCATCGAGGGCGTGCGCAAGAACAAGGCGCGCATCCTGGTAGGCACCGACGCCAAGGTCCTCGATCTCGCAGTGCGCCTCGTCGCGTCGAAGTACCAGTGGGTGTCGGCGAAGCTGACCGGTTGGGCGCTGTCGAAGGCCGGCTGA
- a CDS encoding flavin-containing monooxygenase — protein sequence MTTNDVEIAIIGAGFSGLGAAVRLKQNGFDDFVLLDRGRDFGGTWRDNTYPGAACDVPSQLYSFSFAKNPTWSRSYSHQPEIHDYINGVADRFGIAAKARFGTEVTRTEWNEDEGRWIIDTLQDGKTDQVRARVLVGGVGPLCEPNLPDIEGIESFEGKIVHSARWDNDHDFGGQRVAVIGTGASAIQLVPEVAKVAGRLDVYQRTAPWIVPRTERAYSSVEHWAYKNVPGYQSAVRGGIYAANEVVAFGLTYSPKALKPVELLCRANILRGIGRDAELRRKATPTFQVGCKRILRSNDWYPALARPNVDLVTDGIDRITPTGIVSRDGTVREVDVIVVATGFHVTDSPVFEKIIGKDGRSLAQVWNEIGMQGYKGSFVHGFPNMMLMVGPSTGLGHTSMVYMIESQLNYLVDYLKTSRAQGITRTEVKLSAQQEFNAGIQHKLRNSVWVNGGCASWYKDANGNITTLWPGFTFAFRQTTRSFDVAAYDVTRGARRPVAPAAPAGSATGEDVAAPATANA from the coding sequence ATGACAACGAACGATGTAGAGATCGCCATCATCGGTGCCGGCTTCTCGGGTCTGGGCGCCGCGGTCCGCCTCAAGCAGAACGGCTTCGACGACTTCGTCCTCCTCGATCGCGGCCGCGACTTCGGCGGGACCTGGCGTGACAACACCTACCCCGGCGCTGCGTGCGACGTGCCCTCGCAGCTCTACTCCTTCTCGTTCGCGAAGAATCCCACCTGGTCGCGGTCGTACTCGCACCAGCCCGAGATCCACGACTACATCAACGGGGTCGCCGACAGGTTCGGCATCGCCGCCAAGGCCCGCTTCGGCACCGAGGTGACCCGGACCGAGTGGAACGAGGACGAGGGCCGGTGGATCATCGACACGCTGCAGGACGGGAAGACCGACCAGGTGCGTGCGCGGGTCCTCGTCGGCGGTGTCGGCCCGCTGTGTGAGCCCAACCTCCCGGACATCGAGGGCATCGAGTCCTTCGAGGGCAAGATCGTGCACTCCGCCCGCTGGGACAACGACCACGACTTCGGCGGCCAGCGCGTCGCGGTGATCGGCACCGGCGCATCGGCCATTCAGCTGGTCCCCGAGGTCGCCAAGGTCGCCGGCCGGCTGGACGTCTACCAGCGCACCGCACCGTGGATCGTCCCGCGCACCGAGCGGGCGTACAGCTCGGTCGAACACTGGGCCTACAAGAACGTCCCGGGTTACCAGTCCGCGGTCCGCGGCGGGATCTACGCCGCCAACGAGGTCGTCGCATTCGGCCTCACCTACTCGCCCAAGGCGCTCAAGCCCGTCGAGTTGCTCTGCCGCGCCAACATCCTGCGCGGTATCGGCCGCGACGCCGAACTGCGTCGCAAGGCCACCCCGACGTTCCAGGTGGGCTGCAAGCGAATCCTGCGCTCCAACGACTGGTACCCGGCCCTCGCCCGACCCAACGTCGACCTCGTGACCGACGGCATCGACCGGATCACGCCGACCGGGATCGTGTCGCGGGACGGCACCGTGCGCGAGGTCGACGTGATCGTCGTCGCCACCGGATTCCACGTCACCGACTCCCCGGTGTTCGAGAAGATCATCGGCAAGGACGGCCGCAGCCTCGCGCAGGTGTGGAACGAGATCGGCATGCAGGGCTACAAGGGTTCGTTCGTCCACGGCTTCCCGAACATGATGCTGATGGTCGGTCCGTCAACCGGACTGGGCCACACCTCGATGGTGTACATGATCGAGTCGCAGCTCAACTACCTCGTCGACTACCTGAAAACCTCTCGTGCCCAAGGGATCACGCGGACCGAGGTGAAACTCTCCGCTCAGCAGGAGTTCAACGCCGGCATCCAGCACAAGTTGCGCAACAGCGTGTGGGTGAACGGCGGATGTGCCTCCTGGTACAAGGACGCCAATGGCAACATCACGACGCTGTGGCCCGGCTTCACCTTCGCCTTCCGGCAGACGACCCGGTCCTTCGACGTCGCCGCCTACGATGTGACCCGCGGCGCCCGGCGCCCCGTCGCACCCGCGGCACCGGCCGGTTCCGCCACGGGCGAGGACGTCGCCGCGCCCGCCACCGCCAACGCCTGA
- a CDS encoding TetR/AcrR family transcriptional regulator: MSPEARRDQLIEYGLAMVGDRPLEEITIDAIADAAGVSRALLFHYFASKQEFHVAIAQAQADRMLARTEPDASLGDPIAILSASMAAFVDYVSENRTAYTALIRGASSSDAAMREVFDRTREVMVARVLDHAPVFGVEVTPVVVMSVHGWIAFVEETTIRWLTAETPDAGTITRDELLALITAALPALAAATIG, encoded by the coding sequence ATGAGTCCCGAGGCGCGACGCGACCAGCTGATCGAATACGGCCTCGCCATGGTCGGGGACCGGCCGCTCGAGGAGATCACCATCGATGCGATTGCCGATGCCGCCGGGGTGTCCCGGGCGCTGCTGTTCCACTACTTCGCCTCGAAGCAGGAGTTCCACGTCGCGATCGCGCAGGCGCAGGCGGACCGGATGCTCGCCCGCACCGAGCCCGATGCGTCCCTGGGCGATCCGATAGCGATCCTCTCGGCCTCGATGGCCGCGTTCGTCGACTACGTGAGCGAGAACCGCACCGCCTACACCGCGTTGATCCGTGGTGCCTCCAGCTCCGACGCGGCGATGCGGGAGGTCTTCGACCGGACCCGAGAGGTGATGGTCGCCCGGGTGCTCGACCACGCGCCGGTTTTCGGGGTCGAGGTGACCCCGGTCGTGGTGATGAGCGTGCACGGCTGGATCGCCTTCGTCGAGGAGACGACGATCCGCTGGCTCACCGCCGAGACGCCCGATGCCGGGACGATCACCCGGGACGAACTGCTCGCCCTGATCACCGCCGCGCTGCCGGCCCTCGCGGCGGCGACCATCGGGTAG
- a CDS encoding condensation domain-containing protein — translation MHVTTIDRYCPPAGELLSWSVDTSTARSEISDVPPSFNQTVHLASAGESSTWLAAAFTVRGRVDRAALGSAYHALVARHGTLRSSFSAGPEGVRRHSHDPDDLVLRADTVIHTTSDTVLRERLRDTLDRACHPFGHPAYLFAAIDRADASTIICGFDHCHVDAYSISIVIDDLHRLYEGYRCHGASFDPAETAMSGSFVDFCAAESQASTVAPTDPRMRAWLRFFDDRDGALPTFPLDLGVEPGAVAAQATEVRTLLGPAATELFAELCRRNGASVFGGTLAAMADAVRRCGGGPELPLLFPMHTRREEKWRTAIGWFTTNAPLRVVSTGDLIETIRRTGPELRRAVTLGEVPVPQVIEAMGGLRRTRSDIFMVSYVDYRLLPGADRHRVIDAHHISNATTADDAQFWISRTGDGLALRARHPDTLTAHRTIRAFTDELIRTLRTGVDLADADGIEPGGGSDTARVVGL, via the coding sequence GTGCACGTCACCACCATCGATCGCTACTGCCCGCCTGCGGGCGAGTTGTTGTCCTGGTCCGTGGACACCTCGACCGCCCGGTCCGAGATCTCCGATGTCCCACCGTCGTTCAACCAGACCGTGCACCTGGCCTCGGCCGGTGAGTCGAGCACCTGGCTGGCCGCCGCGTTCACCGTCCGCGGCCGGGTGGACCGCGCGGCGCTCGGGTCCGCCTACCACGCTCTCGTCGCGCGACACGGCACCCTGCGGTCGTCGTTCTCGGCCGGTCCGGAGGGGGTCCGGCGGCATTCCCACGACCCGGACGACCTCGTACTCCGCGCCGACACCGTGATCCACACGACCTCCGACACCGTTCTGCGCGAACGGCTTCGCGACACGCTCGATCGTGCGTGTCACCCCTTCGGCCATCCCGCGTACCTGTTCGCCGCGATCGACCGCGCCGACGCGTCGACGATCATCTGCGGCTTCGACCACTGCCACGTGGATGCCTACTCGATCTCCATCGTGATCGACGACCTGCATCGCCTGTATGAGGGATATCGCTGCCACGGAGCATCTTTCGATCCCGCGGAGACCGCGATGAGCGGGAGCTTCGTCGACTTCTGCGCCGCCGAGTCACAGGCGTCCACGGTCGCACCGACCGATCCCCGGATGCGCGCCTGGCTCCGCTTCTTCGACGACCGGGACGGCGCCCTGCCCACCTTTCCCCTGGACCTCGGGGTCGAACCCGGCGCCGTCGCGGCACAGGCCACCGAGGTGCGCACGCTGCTCGGGCCGGCGGCGACGGAGCTGTTCGCCGAGCTGTGCCGACGCAACGGCGCCAGCGTGTTCGGCGGAACCCTGGCCGCGATGGCCGACGCGGTCCGCCGCTGCGGCGGCGGACCCGAACTGCCGCTGCTGTTCCCGATGCACACACGTCGGGAAGAGAAGTGGCGCACTGCCATCGGGTGGTTCACCACCAATGCACCACTACGGGTCGTGAGCACCGGTGACCTGATCGAGACGATCCGGCGCACCGGGCCCGAGCTGCGCCGGGCCGTGACGCTCGGCGAAGTACCCGTTCCGCAGGTCATCGAGGCGATGGGCGGACTGCGCCGCACCCGGTCGGACATCTTCATGGTGTCCTACGTCGACTACCGGCTGCTCCCCGGCGCGGACCGCCATCGGGTCATCGACGCCCACCACATCTCGAACGCGACCACCGCCGACGATGCGCAGTTCTGGATCTCGCGCACCGGCGACGGGCTGGCGCTGCGCGCCCGGCACCCCGACACGCTGACCGCCCACCGCACCATCCGCGCGTTCACCGACGAACTGATCCGGACCTTGCGCACCGGCGTCGACCTCGCGGACGCCGACGGCATCGAACCCGGCGGCGGGTCCGACACCGCGCGGGTCGTCGGCCTCTGA
- a CDS encoding condensation domain-containing protein — MRITAMGNWRPQPGTAVRFDPTEVCREAAASAVVHAAPVTFLAENHVRGAAVARATGRTHRGYLGSGTEIDGDLDTAALGTALTLFVQRHEVLRTWFECRDGDVTAHLVDPAAVEFEGHVDRRLETADDVHPYLIDRFDRETSSDAFPGFAFGAISRPGGFALFLACDHALSDGASQALALDEIAQIYAELVGGDEPDHAVPGEPAPAAGGYFTYAAAEAESTAQHLAGSPQTRAWQDIFRRHDLQMPRFPLDLGLAPGDTAQVTGVEVSLLDGAGITAFDAACRAAGGRFIDGIYAAIAITDRELAGADEYYGMTVFNTRAALDGYATSQGWFCTFAPVAFALAGASTFAELIPAAHTARRHARDLATVPVAAALAAIAAAGATPDAIITAPNLLSYIDFRWFPGASREAFRRGALFTGEGRTANASAWINRDHDELYLGSQIPGTPFAESVARPYYDHLRAVIADIARAGDRQIRGPAATSGPSDPAAATALRRGA; from the coding sequence ATGAGAATCACGGCGATGGGCAACTGGCGGCCGCAACCTGGAACAGCCGTGCGCTTCGATCCGACCGAGGTCTGCCGCGAAGCCGCCGCGAGCGCGGTCGTCCACGCGGCACCCGTCACCTTCCTGGCCGAGAACCACGTGCGCGGTGCAGCGGTCGCCCGGGCCACGGGGCGCACGCATCGCGGATACCTGGGATCGGGCACCGAGATCGACGGCGACCTCGACACCGCGGCGCTGGGCACCGCCCTGACTCTCTTCGTACAGCGTCACGAGGTGCTGCGCACGTGGTTCGAATGCCGCGACGGGGACGTCACCGCCCACCTCGTCGATCCCGCCGCCGTCGAATTCGAGGGGCACGTCGACCGCCGACTGGAGACGGCCGACGATGTGCACCCGTACCTCATCGACCGGTTCGACCGCGAGACCTCCAGCGACGCCTTTCCCGGATTCGCCTTCGGAGCCATCAGCCGGCCCGGCGGTTTCGCCCTCTTCCTGGCGTGCGATCACGCCCTCTCCGACGGCGCGTCACAGGCCCTGGCGCTCGACGAGATCGCGCAGATCTATGCGGAACTGGTCGGAGGCGACGAGCCCGATCATGCGGTGCCCGGCGAGCCGGCTCCGGCCGCCGGGGGTTACTTCACCTACGCCGCGGCCGAGGCGGAGTCGACCGCGCAGCATCTGGCGGGTTCCCCCCAGACCCGGGCCTGGCAGGACATCTTCCGCAGGCACGACCTGCAGATGCCGCGGTTCCCCCTCGACCTGGGCCTGGCTCCGGGCGACACCGCACAGGTGACCGGTGTCGAGGTCTCGCTCCTCGACGGCGCCGGAATCACCGCCTTCGACGCCGCGTGCCGAGCAGCGGGCGGCCGTTTCATCGACGGCATCTACGCGGCCATCGCGATCACCGACCGAGAGCTGGCCGGCGCCGACGAGTACTACGGCATGACGGTGTTCAACACCCGCGCCGCTCTCGACGGGTATGCCACGTCGCAGGGGTGGTTCTGCACCTTCGCGCCGGTGGCGTTCGCCCTGGCCGGAGCGTCGACCTTCGCCGAGCTGATCCCGGCGGCCCACACGGCCCGCAGGCACGCGCGCGACCTCGCGACGGTGCCGGTGGCGGCCGCGCTCGCCGCCATCGCCGCCGCGGGCGCCACCCCGGATGCGATCATCACCGCCCCGAACCTCCTCTCCTACATCGATTTCCGATGGTTCCCCGGTGCGTCGCGGGAGGCCTTCCGGCGCGGTGCGCTGTTCACCGGGGAGGGCCGGACGGCCAACGCGTCGGCGTGGATCAACCGCGACCATGACGAGCTCTACCTGGGCAGCCAGATCCCGGGCACCCCGTTCGCGGAGTCCGTGGCGCGCCCCTACTACGACCATCTGCGCGCGGTCATCGCCGACATCGCGCGCGCCGGCGACCGGCAGATCCGTGGGCCGGCGGCGACATCAGGGCCATCCGACCCGGCCGCGGCCACGGCCCTGCGCAGAGGAGCGTGA
- a CDS encoding condensation domain-containing protein — MKFTELSDYPVPAGTVTIWTPTTHTDPSGWQPDPRPFTYDQSASIQRSANGASDEHSWLGAIFEIENDLDVERFDTCLRRWLTRHEALHSTSDPTSADARRTYRGAHLGVDAEVAGDFDSGDDVREFLIETFDAGLAPTRWPHCLVTTIESSRGVTVAFAADHVIMDAYSILLSMTEIRRLYTSSRMGTSTEMTAVGSHLDFSVHDRAVGLGMTAEHPAVTRWRTFLDDSANAPGIGLPLVRPHLQTRDRARTPRQRGISEYVATDRLATFVSSAARAGGHGTQTAVFAALAVALRTLTGRDTLRLTMPMHTRSEARYAGSVGWYVGLAPLEIDLSGAGTFDDALAATASAIDAVRHLPSFPYQRVVELLGVGGEPEFVVSYLDIRHVAGADEWDAARAQILRGGSRSDREVYLWIARVPGGITVSARHPGHDPADASIRDLITTYSSILQALATEGTALPLSSYTCAPFAGPAAMDDARPA, encoded by the coding sequence ATGAAGTTCACCGAGCTGTCCGACTACCCCGTACCTGCCGGGACGGTGACGATCTGGACGCCGACCACACATACGGATCCCTCGGGCTGGCAACCGGATCCACGCCCGTTCACCTACGATCAGTCGGCGTCGATACAGCGATCGGCCAACGGCGCCTCGGACGAACACTCCTGGCTGGGAGCGATTTTCGAGATCGAGAACGATCTGGACGTCGAACGCTTCGACACCTGCCTGCGCCGGTGGCTCACGCGCCACGAAGCGCTTCACTCGACGTCCGACCCGACGAGCGCCGATGCGCGTCGCACCTACCGCGGCGCCCATCTCGGCGTCGATGCCGAGGTCGCCGGTGACTTCGACTCGGGGGACGATGTCCGCGAGTTCCTCATCGAGACCTTCGACGCCGGACTCGCGCCGACACGCTGGCCGCACTGCCTCGTGACCACCATCGAGTCGTCGCGCGGCGTCACCGTCGCCTTCGCCGCCGACCACGTGATCATGGATGCGTACTCGATCCTGTTGAGCATGACCGAGATCCGTCGCCTGTACACCTCGTCCCGGATGGGCACGTCCACCGAGATGACCGCTGTCGGAAGTCATCTCGACTTCAGCGTCCACGACCGGGCGGTGGGGCTCGGCATGACCGCCGAGCATCCGGCCGTCACGCGATGGCGCACATTCCTGGACGACTCCGCGAACGCCCCGGGAATCGGCCTCCCGCTGGTCCGCCCACACCTGCAGACGCGGGACCGGGCGCGCACACCGCGGCAGCGCGGAATCTCCGAATACGTGGCAACCGACCGCCTGGCGACTTTCGTGAGCTCCGCGGCCCGAGCAGGCGGACACGGAACGCAGACGGCCGTGTTCGCCGCCCTCGCGGTCGCCCTGCGCACCCTCACCGGCCGCGACACGCTACGACTGACCATGCCGATGCATACACGATCGGAGGCCCGGTACGCGGGATCGGTGGGCTGGTATGTCGGGCTGGCTCCGCTCGAGATCGACCTCTCCGGCGCGGGCACCTTCGACGACGCCCTGGCCGCCACGGCGTCCGCGATCGACGCGGTCCGGCACCTGCCGTCGTTCCCCTACCAGCGCGTCGTCGAATTGCTGGGCGTCGGAGGAGAACCGGAGTTCGTCGTGTCGTATCTGGACATCCGTCACGTCGCCGGGGCGGACGAGTGGGATGCGGCCAGGGCGCAGATCCTGCGCGGCGGGTCGCGATCGGACCGGGAGGTCTACCTCTGGATCGCACGGGTGCCCGGCGGGATCACGGTGTCCGCACGACACCCCGGCCACGATCCGGCGGACGCGAGCATCCGTGACCTCATCACGACCTACTCGTCGATCCTGCAGGCGCTCGCGACCGAGGGCACCGCCCTGCCCCTGTCCTCCTACACCTGCGCGCCCTTCGCCGGCCCCGCCGCGATGGACGACGCCCGACCCGCATGA
- a CDS encoding daunorubicin resistance protein DrrA family ABC transporter ATP-binding protein yields the protein MSTTVPAIEARGLTKEFGGARAVDAVDLVVPAGGVFALLGTNGAGKTTTVRMLATLLRPDSGDARIFGHDVVAEATAVRSLIGVTGQYASVDEDLTARENLMIFGRLIGSSRRRARIRADELLDEFGLGTVATRRVGHFSGGMRRRLDLAASLITRPRLLFLDEPTTGLDPRTRAQMWQTVRDMVARGSTVLLTTQYLDEADELADHIAVMDRGRVVADGTADDLKAGVGDMSVRLELADADDLTAAAQVCAPFTSSGEPTIARREGVLVLPMADIDPLADILGALRARGLALTSVNVVRPTLDEVFFALTDGGDPTRTAPAAAEIDSTGVRA from the coding sequence ATGTCCACGACCGTCCCGGCCATCGAGGCCCGCGGTCTGACCAAGGAATTCGGCGGCGCACGGGCCGTCGACGCGGTCGATCTCGTCGTACCCGCCGGTGGCGTCTTCGCGCTGCTGGGAACCAACGGCGCGGGTAAGACCACCACCGTGCGCATGCTGGCGACGCTGCTGCGCCCGGACTCCGGCGACGCCCGCATCTTCGGGCACGATGTCGTCGCGGAGGCGACGGCGGTCCGGTCGCTCATCGGGGTCACCGGCCAATACGCGTCCGTCGACGAGGATCTCACCGCCCGCGAGAACCTGATGATCTTCGGCCGACTGATCGGCTCGTCGCGCCGCCGGGCACGCATCCGGGCCGACGAACTGCTGGACGAGTTCGGTCTCGGCACGGTCGCGACCCGGCGCGTGGGGCACTTCTCCGGCGGTATGCGCCGTCGCCTCGACCTCGCGGCGTCGCTGATCACACGTCCGCGCCTGCTCTTCCTCGACGAGCCCACCACCGGGCTCGACCCCCGCACGCGGGCACAGATGTGGCAGACGGTGCGCGACATGGTGGCGCGCGGATCGACCGTCCTGCTCACCACCCAATATCTCGACGAGGCCGATGAACTCGCCGATCACATCGCGGTCATGGATCGGGGCCGGGTGGTCGCCGACGGGACGGCGGACGACCTGAAGGCCGGCGTCGGCGACATGAGTGTGCGACTCGAGCTCGCCGACGCCGACGATCTGACGGCGGCGGCCCAGGTGTGTGCGCCGTTCACCTCGAGCGGGGAGCCGACGATCGCTCGCCGCGAGGGGGTCCTCGTGCTGCCGATGGCCGACATCGACCCGCTCGCCGACATCCTCGGTGCTCTCCGCGCCCGTGGGCTCGCACTCACGTCGGTCAACGTGGTCCGGCCGACCCTCGACGAGGTGTTCTTCGCGCTGACCGACGGAGGCGACCCCACCCGAACCGCACCGGCTGCAGCGGAGATCGATTCGACGGGAGTGCGGGCATGA
- a CDS encoding ABC transporter permease: MSTGSLHTNSLAAEPAPEPPDRVRPTAAVMQSLTMTHRGLLKIKHNPQQLFDVIVLPIVFTVMFSSIFGGAIAGNVVGYLPLLIPGVLVQVCVAASVVTGVQLREDLDRGVFDRFKSLPIARIAPLAGALMANTLRYVVASAITVCVGVIMGYRPASPVGVAVACVLIVVVAFSLSWIFALLGVLLDKASTVQGVSMLVLMPITFVSNALVPVDTMPGWMQACASANPVSHLVTAARGLAAGENVGTDIVYTLLGAAAVLAVVVPVTLRTYMRRT; the protein is encoded by the coding sequence ATGAGCACCGGTTCGCTGCACACGAACTCGCTTGCCGCCGAGCCCGCGCCCGAGCCCCCCGACCGGGTCCGGCCGACCGCGGCGGTGATGCAGTCCCTCACGATGACGCACCGGGGTCTGCTGAAGATCAAACACAATCCGCAGCAGCTGTTCGACGTCATCGTCCTGCCCATCGTGTTCACGGTCATGTTCTCCTCGATCTTCGGCGGGGCGATCGCCGGGAACGTCGTGGGATATCTCCCGCTGCTGATCCCCGGGGTACTGGTCCAGGTGTGTGTCGCGGCGTCGGTGGTCACCGGCGTCCAGTTGCGCGAGGACCTCGATCGCGGGGTCTTCGACCGGTTCAAGTCGCTGCCGATCGCGCGCATCGCACCACTGGCCGGCGCGCTGATGGCGAACACCCTGCGCTACGTGGTCGCCTCGGCCATCACGGTGTGCGTCGGGGTGATCATGGGATACCGGCCGGCGAGCCCTGTGGGTGTCGCGGTCGCGTGCGTCCTGATCGTGGTGGTGGCTTTCTCGTTGAGCTGGATCTTCGCGCTTCTCGGCGTGCTGCTCGACAAGGCGTCGACCGTCCAGGGTGTCTCGATGCTCGTGCTGATGCCGATCACCTTCGTCTCCAACGCGCTCGTCCCGGTCGACACCATGCCCGGGTGGATGCAGGCCTGTGCGTCGGCGAACCCGGTCTCACATCTCGTGACGGCGGCGCGCGGACTGGCCGCCGGCGAGAACGTGGGGACCGACATCGTCTACACGCTTCTCGGCGCGGCGGCTGTCCTCGCCGTGGTGGTGCCGGTGACCCTGCGGACCTACATGCGGCGGACCTGA
- a CDS encoding glycosyltransferase family 2 protein, with the protein MSTPITFSVVVPVYNEEDTIGECLARLAAQSDRITEIVVVDNNSTDGSRAVIDAWRSTHPWIRVIDEARQGLVYARNSGLDAATGDLVARIDADTRVPPDWASTIVEFFAADVGEDWAALCGRGEAYDVPLAGRFDRWKTRLHPLNRLRREKPVTEVPVLYGSNMVLRRTTWAAIRDLVSTRRNIFEDVDMGLCVSDAGGRNAFLRALTVGVSPRRMETGMVPFVHYMSFLPRTFLLHRRFGLAAGAAAVYVPAIAVAHAMRLVVLRSYDSRTGRIDPRNLLRGGGSDRVLP; encoded by the coding sequence ATGAGCACGCCGATCACCTTCTCGGTGGTGGTACCGGTCTACAACGAGGAGGACACGATCGGCGAGTGTCTCGCCCGGTTGGCGGCACAGTCCGACCGGATCACCGAGATCGTGGTGGTGGACAACAATTCGACCGACGGCAGCCGTGCGGTGATCGACGCCTGGCGTTCGACTCACCCGTGGATCCGCGTGATCGACGAGGCCCGACAGGGGCTGGTGTACGCGCGGAACTCCGGACTCGATGCCGCGACGGGAGATCTCGTCGCCCGCATCGACGCCGACACCCGGGTGCCTCCGGACTGGGCGAGCACGATCGTGGAGTTCTTCGCCGCCGACGTCGGGGAGGACTGGGCGGCACTGTGCGGGCGAGGGGAGGCCTACGACGTGCCCCTGGCCGGACGATTCGACCGGTGGAAGACCCGCCTGCACCCGCTGAACCGGTTGCGGCGCGAGAAGCCCGTGACCGAAGTGCCGGTGCTCTACGGCTCGAACATGGTGCTGCGGCGCACGACCTGGGCGGCGATCCGGGACCTGGTCAGCACGCGCCGGAACATCTTCGAAGACGTGGACATGGGGCTCTGCGTGAGTGACGCGGGCGGGCGCAACGCCTTTCTCCGCGCGCTGACCGTCGGGGTGTCGCCGCGTCGGATGGAGACCGGCATGGTGCCGTTCGTCCACTACATGAGCTTCCTCCCGCGAACGTTCCTGCTGCATCGGCGCTTCGGGCTGGCAGCCGGCGCGGCGGCGGTCTATGTGCCCGCGATCGCGGTCGCGCACGCGATGCGTCTCGTCGTGCTGCGGTCCTATGACTCCCGGACGGGTCGGATCGATCCGCGAAACCTGCTGCGGGGCGGTGGTTCCGATCGTGTCCTGCCGTGA